From the Terriglobales bacterium genome, the window GGCCGCAGCAGCTCGGGGATTTTGGTGGTGGCGATGGCGGTCACGATCACGATCAGCAGCGGCACCGCCGCCAGCCGCGTCAGCAGGCCCACCAGCAGCATCGCCCCGCAGACCACCTCAACGCTCCCCACGAAGTGCGCGGTGAACCAGGGATGCGGGAAGCCGATGCGGGTGAAGCGGTTCACCCCCATGTTGGGGTCGGTGTACTTCAGGATCCCCTGAGTGAAGAAGATCAGGCCCACGGCCAGGCGGATCAGCAGGATGCTGCCCGCTTCGACCCCCGATCGGCTCGCGAGGAACTTCCACAGCTTGCCCATCGCATCCTCCCCACCATCGAACCCGTGCCTAGCCTCCGGGATGCGCCAGCATCCAGACGCCGAGTGCGAGGATGATCAGCGAAACCAGGGCCCGGAAGGCCCGCGGCGGGATGCGGCGCAGCACCGGCTGTCCCAGCAGGGTGCCGGCGATCACGCCGGCGGCGGCCAGAGCCATCAGCGGCCAGGCTCCAGCCACGTCGCGCCACTGCGTGACCGCATACACCGGCATGCGGAAGGCGTCCACCAGCAGCGCGATCGCGGTGGCAGTCGCGACGAAGGCTTCCTTGGAGACGTCGAAGCCCAGCAGCGCGGCCGAGCGGATGCCTCCCTGGTTGCCCACCAGTCCGCCGAAGGCCCCGGAGAGAGCGCCCGCCGCGAAGCCGGCGCTCCGCCCCAGGCGCAGGCGGGCGGTGAGCCCGGTCAGGCCGCTGATCCCCGCGAAAACCAGCAGTCCGCCCAGGAGGTAGCCCAGGACGGCGCTGCGCAGCCAGACGTGCAGCAGCGCGCCTATCAG encodes:
- a CDS encoding DoxX family protein, whose product is MGKLWKFLASRSGVEAGSILLIRLAVGLIFFTQGILKYTDPNMGVNRFTRIGFPHPWFTAHFVGSVEVVCGAMLLVGLLTRLAAVPLLIVIVTAIATTKIPELLRPGQGFWSMVSDARADFAMLCGLLFLLLSGPGRLSLDARRGGGEKP
- a CDS encoding sulfite exporter TauE/SafE family protein; amino-acid sequence: MGPAMNPALLFRLLVAVAALVAGGIASLSGFGIGSILTPLLATELGTKLAVAVVSVPHLAGTGLRFWLIRRHVDRRVLLSFGLASAAGGLIGALLHVWLRSAVLGYLLGGLLVFAGISGLTGLTARLRLGRSAGFAAGALSGAFGGLVGNQGGIRSAALLGFDVSKEAFVATATAIALLVDAFRMPVYAVTQWRDVAGAWPLMALAAAGVIAGTLLGQPVLRRIPPRAFRALVSLIILALGVWMLAHPGG